From a region of the Chitinophaga caseinilytica genome:
- the dxs gene encoding 1-deoxy-D-xylulose-5-phosphate synthase — protein sequence MEITAGQLLSQIEYPSDLRKLNKEQLHQVCDELRQFIIDVVSVHGGHFGASLGVVELTVALHYAYNTPYDQLVWDVGHQAYGHKILTGRKSVFHTNRKYKGIAGFPNRGESEYDTFGVGHSSTSIGAALGMAIASANKGEHDRQHIAVIGDGAMTAGMAFEALNHAGVSNANVLIILNDNCMSIDPNVGALKEYLTDITTSQTYNKLRDDVWNLLGKLPIGKRFTRDMASKLEASVKGMVTKSSNLFESLNLRYFGPIDGHNITKLVDTLQDLRNIPGPKLLHVRTVKGKGYALAEKDQTKWHAPGLFDKITGEIFKKAIETPQPPKYQDVFGHTIIELAEKNDTIMGITPAMPSGSSLKWMMEKMPHRAIDVGICEQHAVTLSAGLATQGMKVYCNIYSSFMQRAYDQVIHDVAIQNLPVVFCLDRAGLVGEDGYTHHGAYDIPYMRCIPNLIVSAPMNEEELRNLMYTAQLPTTVNPFVIRYPRGEGVMPDWRRPFAPVKIGTGRKIQDGRDVAILSFGHPGNYVTEAMKELMTDGLQPAHYDMRFVKPLDTEMLHEIFQRFDRVITVEDGALQGGFGSAVLEFMVDNEYKADVKRLGIPDRLVEHGKPAELQRECGYDAAAIASAVRAMIGSKISVQTS from the coding sequence ATGGAAATTACGGCAGGTCAATTACTGAGCCAGATCGAGTACCCGTCCGATCTGCGGAAACTGAACAAGGAGCAACTGCACCAGGTGTGCGACGAGCTGCGCCAGTTCATCATTGACGTCGTGAGCGTTCACGGCGGCCATTTCGGTGCCAGCCTGGGCGTGGTGGAACTCACCGTTGCGCTCCATTATGCTTACAACACGCCGTACGACCAGCTCGTGTGGGACGTGGGGCACCAGGCCTACGGCCACAAGATCCTCACCGGCCGTAAAAGCGTTTTCCATACCAACCGCAAATACAAAGGCATAGCCGGGTTCCCGAACCGCGGAGAAAGCGAATACGACACCTTCGGCGTAGGGCACTCCTCCACCTCCATCGGCGCCGCGCTCGGCATGGCCATCGCTTCCGCCAACAAAGGCGAGCACGACCGCCAGCACATCGCCGTGATCGGCGACGGCGCCATGACGGCCGGTATGGCTTTCGAAGCCCTCAACCACGCCGGCGTGTCCAATGCCAATGTGCTCATTATCCTCAACGACAACTGCATGTCCATCGATCCGAACGTGGGCGCGCTGAAAGAATACCTGACCGATATCACCACTTCCCAGACTTACAACAAGCTCCGCGACGATGTCTGGAACCTGCTCGGGAAACTGCCCATCGGCAAAAGATTTACCCGCGACATGGCCTCCAAGCTCGAAGCCAGCGTCAAAGGCATGGTAACCAAATCCAGCAACCTGTTCGAAAGCCTCAACCTCCGGTATTTCGGGCCGATCGACGGGCATAACATCACCAAACTGGTAGATACCCTGCAAGACCTGCGCAACATCCCCGGCCCCAAGCTGCTGCATGTGCGCACCGTGAAAGGGAAAGGCTACGCGCTGGCGGAAAAAGACCAGACCAAGTGGCATGCGCCCGGACTGTTCGACAAAATCACCGGCGAGATCTTCAAAAAGGCGATCGAAACGCCGCAACCTCCCAAATACCAGGACGTATTCGGCCACACCATCATTGAACTGGCCGAAAAGAACGATACCATCATGGGCATTACGCCCGCCATGCCTTCCGGCTCCTCCCTGAAATGGATGATGGAGAAAATGCCGCACCGCGCCATAGACGTAGGCATCTGCGAACAGCACGCCGTAACGCTCTCCGCCGGCCTGGCCACCCAGGGCATGAAAGTGTATTGCAACATCTACTCGTCGTTCATGCAACGCGCGTACGACCAGGTGATCCACGACGTAGCCATCCAGAACCTGCCCGTGGTGTTCTGCCTCGACAGGGCGGGGCTCGTGGGGGAAGACGGCTACACCCACCATGGCGCGTACGATATTCCCTACATGCGCTGCATCCCGAACCTCATCGTGAGCGCGCCCATGAACGAGGAAGAGCTGCGCAACCTCATGTATACCGCCCAGTTGCCGACCACCGTCAACCCCTTCGTGATCCGCTACCCGCGCGGCGAAGGCGTGATGCCCGACTGGCGGAGGCCTTTCGCTCCCGTTAAGATCGGCACCGGCAGAAAAATACAGGACGGCCGAGACGTAGCCATCCTTTCCTTCGGCCACCCCGGTAACTATGTAACCGAGGCCATGAAGGAACTGATGACCGACGGCCTGCAGCCTGCGCATTACGACATGCGGTTCGTGAAACCCCTCGATACGGAGATGCTCCACGAGATCTTCCAACGCTTCGACCGGGTGATCACCGTTGAAGACGGCGCCCTGCAAGGCGGCTTCGGCAGCGCAGTGCTCGAATTCATGGTGGATAACGAATACAAGGCAGACGTGAAGCGCCTCGGCATCCCCGACCGCCTCGTAGAACATGGCAAACCCGCCGAACTGCAACGCGAATGCGGGTACGATGCAGCCGCCATCGCATCGGCCGTCCGCGCCATGATTGGCAGCAAAATTTCCGTTCAAACCAGCTGA
- a CDS encoding ferredoxin--NADP reductase, with amino-acid sequence MRDLYISLRITHTIRETPDTYTYRFESADGKPVKYRAGQFLTFLVELHGTEYRRSYSLSTTPGIDDHLAVTVKRVTNGAISRHIIRHWQVGDVVTSLLPSGRFVLDSQPDSARDILLLGAGSGITPLFSLLQQALYEEKASHVTLIYSNRNEESAIFRDRILALETRFPERLTVVWIFSDPVDAAPGIRRMNNLILESIAPKHLRHPRGSALFYICGPAEYMRMAQFTLTFMGFRPDQLHKENFVVNTDAKIARVAVPEDTSIKQVRLLHSGVEQTLPVPGNETILHAALRQHVALPYSCKGGVCGSCIATCTSGKVWMSVNEVLTEKELSKGMVLTCTGYAQSDDVTLEW; translated from the coding sequence ATGCGCGACCTCTACATATCACTTCGCATTACGCACACCATCCGCGAAACGCCGGACACGTACACCTACCGCTTCGAAAGCGCGGACGGGAAACCCGTGAAATACCGCGCCGGACAATTCCTCACCTTCCTCGTGGAGCTTCACGGTACGGAATACAGGCGGTCTTACTCCCTCAGCACCACGCCGGGGATCGATGATCACCTGGCCGTAACGGTCAAACGCGTGACCAACGGCGCCATTTCCCGCCACATCATCCGCCACTGGCAGGTGGGCGACGTCGTGACCTCGCTCCTGCCTTCCGGCCGGTTCGTGCTCGACAGCCAGCCCGATTCCGCGCGCGACATCCTTTTGCTGGGGGCCGGCAGCGGCATCACGCCCCTGTTTTCTCTCCTGCAGCAGGCGCTGTACGAAGAAAAGGCATCGCACGTTACGCTGATCTACAGCAACCGGAACGAGGAAAGCGCCATCTTCCGCGATCGCATACTGGCGCTGGAAACCCGCTTCCCCGAGCGGCTGACCGTAGTCTGGATCTTCAGCGACCCGGTAGACGCGGCGCCCGGCATCCGGCGGATGAACAACCTCATTCTCGAATCCATCGCGCCCAAACATTTGCGGCATCCCCGCGGATCGGCGCTTTTTTATATCTGCGGGCCGGCCGAATACATGCGCATGGCCCAGTTTACCCTCACTTTCATGGGCTTCCGGCCCGATCAGCTCCACAAGGAAAATTTTGTGGTGAATACCGACGCGAAGATCGCGCGGGTGGCCGTGCCAGAAGATACTTCCATCAAACAGGTGCGGCTCCTGCATAGCGGCGTGGAGCAGACGTTGCCCGTGCCCGGGAACGAGACCATCCTCCATGCGGCGCTCCGCCAGCATGTGGCGCTGCCATACAGTTGCAAGGGCGGCGTTTGCGGATCGTGCATCGCTACCTGCACCAGCGGAAAGGTCTGGATGTCTGTCAACGAAGTGCTGACTGAAAAAGAGCTTTCCAAAGGCATGGTCCTCACCTGCACCGGGTACGCCCAAAGCGACGACGTTACCCTCGAATGGTGA
- a CDS encoding PAS domain S-box protein, translated as MRLPALKITGILAAAGLLWGMVYRPLRMLLADWFPGSDAGIILFFVFLVISCSIVFVAARWMFRSAESLHAPYRQFFSEHPVPMWVYEWGSLRFLAVNDAAVKKYGYSQEEFASMTLHDIRDPATIPELMEDVKRTDTTISYRGIWQHRRRNGETFYVELHSRPTLFQGKQARIVMALDIDAEVRQMIEARDISSRYDLLAQVTPDYVYYYDIKQNRIARNHGPVTLFGYRDADVGDTMEWWQERVHPEDLPNVMQHFDITCTLCKDRLEARYRFRCADGHYKYVYDRGYIIYNEQRQPIRVIGVMQDVDESTRQKQEIELLSLVASHTANSVIILDARGRIEWVNEGFRIMTGYLQDEVNGKLVKEVLSGPDTDPATVLQIEDQMARASAFNIEILNYKKNGAHYWVKSDVTPVLNAHGELQQYILIQTDITERRTFMQRLQENNDTLHEIARINSHEIRKPVSSILGIMSMFDLDKNEPGLNNRLLAMLRECSTELDAMLHKIQDKLRQTNHR; from the coding sequence ATGCGCTTACCTGCCCTGAAAATCACGGGCATACTGGCGGCAGCCGGCCTTCTCTGGGGGATGGTATACCGGCCGCTCCGCATGTTGCTGGCGGATTGGTTTCCGGGCAGCGATGCGGGTATCATTTTGTTTTTCGTTTTCCTCGTTATTTCCTGTTCGATCGTTTTTGTGGCTGCGCGATGGATGTTCCGTTCCGCCGAATCCCTGCATGCGCCCTATCGCCAGTTTTTCAGCGAGCATCCGGTGCCGATGTGGGTGTATGAATGGGGAAGCCTGCGGTTCCTCGCGGTGAACGATGCGGCGGTTAAAAAGTATGGTTATTCGCAGGAAGAATTTGCGTCCATGACCTTGCACGACATCCGCGATCCCGCCACCATTCCGGAATTGATGGAAGATGTAAAGCGGACCGATACCACCATTTCCTACCGCGGCATCTGGCAGCACCGGCGTAGGAACGGGGAAACGTTTTACGTGGAGCTCCACTCCCGCCCCACCCTTTTCCAGGGCAAACAGGCGCGCATCGTCATGGCGCTGGACATCGACGCGGAAGTGCGGCAAATGATCGAAGCGAGGGATATCAGCTCGCGGTACGACCTCCTGGCCCAGGTAACACCGGATTACGTTTATTACTACGATATCAAGCAGAACCGCATCGCCCGGAACCACGGTCCCGTCACACTTTTCGGCTACCGCGATGCAGACGTCGGCGATACGATGGAATGGTGGCAGGAAAGGGTACATCCGGAAGACCTGCCCAACGTCATGCAACATTTCGACATTACCTGCACGCTTTGCAAAGACAGGCTGGAAGCGCGGTACCGATTCCGTTGCGCCGACGGCCATTACAAATACGTGTACGACCGCGGGTATATCATCTATAACGAACAGCGCCAGCCCATCCGCGTCATCGGCGTGATGCAGGACGTAGACGAAAGCACGCGGCAGAAACAGGAGATCGAGCTGCTGAGCCTCGTGGCGAGCCACACCGCCAACAGCGTTATCATCCTCGACGCACGGGGCCGGATTGAATGGGTGAACGAAGGTTTCCGCATCATGACCGGTTACCTGCAAGACGAAGTGAATGGCAAACTGGTGAAAGAGGTCCTGTCTGGCCCAGACACCGATCCCGCCACGGTATTGCAGATCGAAGATCAAATGGCGCGCGCATCCGCGTTCAACATCGAAATCCTCAACTACAAAAAGAACGGCGCGCATTACTGGGTGAAATCCGACGTTACGCCCGTACTCAACGCCCATGGCGAGTTACAGCAATACATCCTCATCCAGACAGACATTACGGAACGGCGCACGTTCATGCAGCGCCTGCAGGAAAACAACGATACGCTGCACGAAATCGCGCGGATCAATTCACACGAAATCCGCAAGCCCGTATCGTCTATCCTGGGCATCATGTCGATGTTCGATCTCGATAAAAATGAGCCGGGCCTGAACAACAGGCTGCTGGCCATGTTGCGGGAATGCAGCACGGAACTGGACGCAATGCTGCATAAGATACAGGACAAGCTGCGCCAGACGAATCACCGGTAA
- a CDS encoding pirin family protein gives MKTTIHRADSRGFANHGWLQSSHTFSFAGYYNPDRIHFGALRVLNDDTVKGGMGFGAHPHDNMEIVSIPLSGALEHRDNTGRHKIINHNDVQIMSAGTGVEHSEFNASKTDPVKFLQIWLFPKKRDVAPRYDQQTFDPADRHNRLQVVVSPEGTGEGLPMNQDAWFSLGNFDKGQAFSYSPKKEGNGLYLFVISGTVTAAGETLSPRDAIAVEDYAHLDVATSEDAQLLLMDVPMLA, from the coding sequence ATGAAAACGACCATCCACCGTGCAGATTCCCGCGGCTTCGCCAATCACGGCTGGCTGCAATCCAGCCACACTTTCAGCTTCGCCGGGTACTATAATCCAGATCGCATCCATTTCGGCGCGCTGCGCGTGCTGAACGACGATACCGTGAAAGGCGGCATGGGCTTCGGGGCGCATCCGCACGATAATATGGAGATCGTGAGCATCCCGCTGAGCGGCGCCCTCGAGCACCGCGACAACACGGGCCGCCACAAGATCATCAATCATAACGACGTCCAGATCATGAGCGCCGGCACCGGCGTGGAGCACTCCGAGTTCAACGCCAGCAAAACCGATCCTGTGAAATTCCTCCAGATCTGGCTTTTCCCGAAAAAACGCGACGTTGCCCCGCGGTACGACCAGCAAACCTTCGACCCCGCAGACCGGCACAACCGCCTGCAGGTAGTGGTTTCGCCCGAGGGAACGGGAGAAGGCCTCCCCATGAACCAGGATGCCTGGTTCTCGCTCGGGAACTTCGATAAAGGGCAGGCATTCAGCTATTCCCCCAAAAAAGAAGGAAACGGCCTTTACCTGTTCGTCATCAGCGGCACCGTTACCGCCGCCGGCGAAACCCTGTCCCCGCGCGACGCCATTGCGGTGGAAGATTACGCCCATCTCGATGTTGCAACATCCGAAGACGCGCAGTTGCTGCTGATGGACGTGCCCATGCTCGCATGA
- a CDS encoding OsmC family protein, with product MKRSATANWKGTGKEGNGTVSTDSGVLKDTQYSYLSRFESGIGTNPEELIAAAHAGCFTMKLSFVISGAGFTPGNIDTKAAVTFEGGAIPGIHLTVTASVPGLDEAKFQEFAEDAKANCPISKLLNTNITMEAKLV from the coding sequence ATGAAAAGATCCGCAACCGCAAACTGGAAAGGCACTGGTAAAGAAGGCAATGGCACCGTATCTACCGACTCCGGCGTGCTGAAAGATACCCAATATTCCTACCTCAGCCGTTTTGAATCCGGTATCGGTACCAACCCCGAAGAACTGATCGCCGCCGCGCATGCAGGCTGCTTCACCATGAAGCTCAGCTTCGTGATCTCCGGCGCAGGTTTCACCCCCGGCAACATCGACACCAAAGCGGCCGTAACCTTCGAAGGCGGCGCCATCCCCGGCATCCACCTCACCGTAACGGCGAGCGTGCCCGGCCTGGACGAAGCCAAGTTCCAGGAATTCGCGGAAGACGCAAAAGCGAACTGCCCGATTTCCAAACTGCTCAACACCAACATCACGATGGAAGCGAAACTCGTATAA
- a CDS encoding NAD(P)H-dependent oxidoreductase has translation MDILEKLNWRYAVKKFDPTKKLNEAQLERVLEATRLSASSYGLQPYKVIVVKDPAVREALKAVSWNQPQITDASHLVIFARYDELKDAHVNNYIDRIAGARNLQRNELEGFENVMKGTVSRLSEDAAAVWTSKQAYLALGTLLTASAVEGIDACPMEGFDAAAYDEILGLKGKNLRTVVVAAIGFRAEEDGMQHAKKVRKPLEDFVELV, from the coding sequence ATGGATATCCTCGAGAAACTGAACTGGCGTTATGCCGTTAAAAAGTTCGATCCTACGAAGAAATTGAATGAAGCGCAGTTGGAGAGGGTCCTTGAGGCTACCCGGCTGTCTGCATCCAGCTACGGCCTGCAACCTTACAAGGTAATTGTGGTGAAAGACCCCGCGGTGCGGGAAGCGCTGAAAGCCGTATCCTGGAACCAGCCGCAGATAACGGACGCATCGCACCTCGTGATCTTTGCGCGGTACGACGAGCTGAAGGATGCACATGTGAACAACTACATTGATCGCATTGCGGGCGCCCGGAATCTGCAGCGGAACGAACTGGAAGGATTTGAAAATGTCATGAAGGGCACGGTGAGCCGCCTAAGTGAAGATGCCGCCGCGGTATGGACGTCCAAACAGGCCTACCTGGCCCTGGGCACCCTGCTGACGGCCAGTGCGGTAGAAGGCATAGACGCCTGCCCCATGGAAGGGTTCGATGCGGCTGCATACGATGAGATATTAGGACTGAAAGGAAAGAACCTGCGGACGGTAGTAGTAGCGGCGATTGGATTCCGCGCGGAAGAAGACGGTATGCAGCATGCGAAGAAAGTGAGAAAGCCCCTGGAAGATTTCGTGGAATTAGTGTAA
- a CDS encoding YceI family protein produces the protein MATWKIDPAHSEVEFKVKHLMITNVTGHFAQFDGTVTATKDDFTDATISFEADVNSISTKNSQRDEHLKSPDFFDAPNHPKLTFTSTGVEKIDADSFVLKGDLSIRGVTKPVALNVEYSGITIDPYGQTKAGFELTGKINRKDFGLSWSATTEAGGLVVSDEVRLIAAVQIIKQA, from the coding sequence ATGGCAACCTGGAAAATTGACCCCGCGCACAGCGAAGTTGAATTCAAAGTAAAACACCTCATGATCACCAACGTAACCGGCCACTTCGCACAGTTCGACGGTACGGTGACCGCTACCAAAGACGACTTTACCGATGCTACCATCAGCTTCGAAGCCGATGTGAACAGCATCAGCACCAAGAATTCGCAGCGCGACGAGCACCTGAAGAGCCCCGATTTCTTCGATGCGCCCAATCATCCGAAACTGACCTTCACGTCTACCGGCGTTGAAAAAATCGATGCGGACTCCTTCGTCCTGAAAGGCGACCTGAGCATCCGTGGCGTTACCAAACCGGTGGCCCTGAACGTAGAATATTCCGGCATCACGATCGACCCGTATGGCCAGACCAAAGCAGGTTTCGAGCTGACCGGCAAAATCAACCGTAAAGATTTCGGCCTGTCCTGGTCGGCTACTACAGAAGCCGGTGGCCTGGTGGTGAGCGACGAAGTTCGCCTGATCGCTGCGGTGCAAATCATCAAACAAGCATAA
- a CDS encoding pirin family protein yields the protein MTHTTKQVAHVYQGAQPHMVGDGFKVQNLFPGGNKMIGKQLSPFFLLDYAAPHYFAPSETPRGVEEHPHRGFETVTIAYQGALQHRDSGGNSGKIGPGDVQWMTAASGIVHEEKHESEFTRNGGILEMAQLWVNLPKAHKMDKPGYQSILNADIPVADLGNGSYARVIAGNLDSVNGPAKTFTPINLFDIRLTAGTETTLTLPDGFNTGIVVLKGAVTINGTHAAKAVEVAVFEQAGETITVKAEEDATLLVLNGEPIRESIFAYGPFVMNNKEEIITAIDDYNNGKMGRLN from the coding sequence ATGACACACACCACCAAGCAAGTAGCACATGTTTATCAAGGCGCGCAGCCGCACATGGTTGGCGACGGGTTTAAGGTCCAGAACCTTTTCCCCGGCGGCAACAAGATGATCGGCAAGCAGTTGAGCCCGTTTTTCCTGCTGGATTATGCGGCCCCTCACTACTTCGCGCCTTCGGAAACGCCGCGCGGCGTGGAAGAGCACCCGCACAGGGGGTTCGAAACCGTGACCATCGCCTACCAGGGCGCCCTCCAGCACCGGGACTCCGGCGGCAACAGCGGCAAAATCGGCCCCGGCGATGTGCAATGGATGACCGCCGCTTCGGGCATCGTCCATGAAGAAAAGCACGAAAGTGAATTTACCCGCAACGGCGGCATCCTCGAAATGGCGCAGCTCTGGGTAAACCTGCCCAAAGCCCATAAAATGGATAAACCCGGGTACCAGTCGATCTTAAACGCCGATATCCCCGTGGCAGACCTCGGCAACGGCAGCTACGCCCGCGTCATCGCAGGGAATTTAGACAGCGTTAACGGTCCCGCAAAAACCTTTACGCCCATCAACTTGTTCGATATACGGCTCACCGCCGGAACGGAAACCACCCTCACACTGCCCGACGGTTTTAATACCGGCATCGTAGTCCTGAAAGGTGCGGTAACCATCAACGGAACGCATGCCGCCAAAGCGGTAGAGGTCGCGGTATTCGAACAGGCCGGGGAAACGATCACCGTAAAAGCGGAAGAAGACGCCACGCTGCTCGTTTTGAACGGCGAGCCCATCCGCGAATCCATCTTCGCTTACGGTCCGTTCGTCATGAACAACAAGGAAGAAATTATCACTGCGATCGACGATTATAACAACGGCAAAATGGGCCGGCTGAACTAA
- a CDS encoding helix-turn-helix domain-containing protein has protein sequence MASKKEHIEVVNLGEYARASDDPQEFSVSHLCSLGPVFFEHQEAPHRHDFYTIYWIKKGELTHTIDTVTHTVKKNTLFFLAPGQVHQLKSSEKIDGYMIAFHNCMMCPAGSSDMDPVKTGLFVNDAFSSVVPITDPAVEKEIDWMIQRMEEEVTSRRANYHSAFRNLLQYFLIIASRNAPKPVSLTPEYQSKHNSALFMTFKGLIEQRYKELKNVSDYAAQLHIKPVLLNEISKQLSGITAGEHIRNRVILEAQRYLYNTDLTAKEIAYALGFEDPHYFSRFFKKYTNQTPSEFKELAKA, from the coding sequence ATGGCAAGCAAGAAAGAACATATAGAAGTGGTGAACCTGGGCGAATACGCCCGTGCGTCCGACGATCCGCAGGAATTCAGCGTGTCGCACCTGTGCAGCCTCGGACCCGTGTTCTTCGAGCACCAGGAAGCTCCGCACCGCCATGATTTCTATACGATCTACTGGATCAAAAAAGGAGAGCTGACCCATACCATCGACACCGTGACCCACACCGTGAAAAAGAACACCCTGTTCTTCCTCGCGCCCGGGCAGGTACATCAGCTTAAATCTTCGGAAAAGATCGACGGCTACATGATCGCTTTCCATAACTGTATGATGTGCCCGGCCGGCTCTTCGGACATGGACCCCGTTAAGACCGGGCTTTTCGTGAACGACGCGTTCAGTTCCGTGGTGCCCATCACCGATCCGGCAGTGGAAAAGGAAATCGACTGGATGATCCAGCGGATGGAAGAAGAAGTGACCTCGCGCCGCGCCAATTACCATTCTGCATTCCGCAACCTGCTGCAATACTTCCTCATCATCGCCAGCAGGAACGCGCCCAAGCCCGTTTCCCTCACGCCGGAATACCAGTCGAAACACAACAGCGCCCTGTTCATGACGTTCAAAGGCCTCATCGAGCAACGGTATAAAGAGCTGAAGAACGTGAGCGACTATGCCGCGCAACTCCATATCAAACCCGTGCTGCTCAACGAGATCAGCAAACAGCTGTCTGGCATCACCGCCGGCGAGCATATCCGCAACCGCGTGATCCTCGAAGCGCAGCGGTATCTCTATAACACCGATCTCACGGCCAAAGAGATCGCCTACGCCCTGGGGTTTGAAGATCCCCACTATTTCTCCCGCTTTTTCAAGAAATACACCAACCAAACTCCGTCGGAATTCAAGGAACTTGCAAAAGCGTAG
- a CDS encoding segregation and condensation protein A, with product MSDQNIYKISLPEFEGPFDLLLFFIERDELDIYNIPITKLTNDFLDYIHHMEQLNIELASEFILFISTLMRIKAKMLLPRKEVDAAGNEIDPRQELVDKILEYKRYKAAAVELAEKEADRMLAMKRGNIQKELAEIGELTSEGSEVQTLTLFKLTKTFEKVMQRVKERSNKPQHVVYKYDYTMEGSREYMMDLARGERTMAFEKMFDHCKDRVHAIFLFLGMLELVQAKYLSIMVGEGRNNFIIEYVDPADRPEEETVVFED from the coding sequence ATGAGTGACCAGAATATTTACAAGATCAGTCTCCCCGAGTTCGAAGGCCCCTTCGACCTGTTGCTGTTTTTCATCGAACGCGACGAGCTGGACATATATAATATTCCGATTACGAAGCTGACGAACGACTTCCTGGACTATATCCACCATATGGAGCAGCTCAACATCGAGCTGGCGAGCGAATTCATCCTGTTCATTTCCACGCTGATGCGCATCAAGGCGAAAATGCTGTTGCCGCGCAAGGAGGTGGATGCGGCGGGGAACGAGATCGACCCGCGGCAGGAGCTGGTAGACAAGATCCTCGAATACAAGCGTTACAAAGCCGCGGCGGTGGAGCTGGCCGAGAAGGAGGCAGACCGTATGCTGGCGATGAAGCGCGGCAACATCCAGAAAGAACTGGCGGAAATCGGGGAACTGACGAGCGAAGGCTCCGAAGTGCAGACGCTCACGCTTTTCAAGCTGACCAAAACCTTCGAGAAGGTGATGCAACGCGTCAAAGAGCGCAGCAACAAGCCGCAGCACGTGGTATACAAATACGATTATACCATGGAAGGCAGCCGCGAATACATGATGGACCTGGCGCGCGGGGAAAGAACGATGGCTTTCGAAAAGATGTTCGACCATTGTAAAGACCGCGTTCATGCCATCTTCCTGTTCCTCGGCATGCTGGAACTGGTGCAGGCCAAATACCTGTCCATCATGGTGGGCGAAGGCCGAAATAATTTTATCATCGAATACGTAGACCCGGCCGACCGCCCGGAAGAAGAAACCGTGGTTTTTGAAGATTAG
- a CDS encoding DUF3078 domain-containing protein, with the protein MKHFSCFLLALILCGGALHAQDQSFKKLREESVKGIKTTEKDTTGRLWFKGGSFGLTFNQGSLSNWAAGGDKLSLSLLGTFNVFANYKKGRHSWDNNLDLAYGYVNTTSLGNRKSDDRFDLTSKYGYDIGRNWYLSGLFNLRTQLSDGYIYPTDSTREFTSTFFAPAYIVLSPGIDWMPNKDFSLFMSPFTGRWIVVRDQFLSDKGAYGVDTGKHVKSEFGAYVTANYNKEFAKNMTYKSKLELFSNYKHNPGNIDVFWTNVIALKVNKLISANISWDMIYDDDVRVFENKETGIMGPRLQIKQTLGVGLTAKF; encoded by the coding sequence ATGAAGCATTTTTCCTGTTTCCTCCTGGCCCTGATCCTTTGTGGCGGCGCCCTCCATGCCCAAGACCAATCTTTCAAGAAATTGCGGGAAGAATCCGTCAAAGGCATCAAGACCACCGAAAAAGATACCACCGGCCGGCTTTGGTTCAAAGGCGGATCTTTCGGGCTCACCTTTAACCAGGGCTCGCTTTCCAACTGGGCGGCGGGCGGCGATAAACTTTCGCTCTCCCTCCTTGGCACTTTCAATGTTTTCGCGAACTATAAAAAAGGCCGCCATTCCTGGGATAACAACCTCGACCTCGCCTACGGCTACGTGAACACCACCAGCCTCGGCAACCGGAAGAGCGACGACCGGTTCGACCTCACCTCCAAATATGGCTACGATATCGGCCGGAACTGGTACCTGAGCGGGCTCTTCAACCTCCGCACCCAGCTGTCTGACGGTTATATTTACCCCACAGACTCCACCCGGGAATTCACTTCCACCTTCTTCGCGCCGGCTTACATCGTACTGTCGCCCGGTATAGACTGGATGCCCAACAAGGATTTTTCGCTGTTCATGTCGCCGTTCACCGGCAGGTGGATCGTGGTGAGAGACCAGTTTCTGTCAGATAAAGGCGCTTACGGCGTAGATACCGGCAAACACGTGAAAAGCGAGTTCGGCGCCTATGTTACCGCTAATTATAATAAGGAGTTCGCCAAGAACATGACGTATAAGTCGAAACTGGAGCTGTTTTCCAACTACAAACACAATCCCGGTAATATCGACGTGTTCTGGACGAACGTTATCGCGTTGAAAGTCAATAAGTTGATTAGTGCCAATATTTCCTGGGACATGATTTACGACGACGACGTGCGGGTTTTCGAGAACAAGGAAACCGGCATCATGGGCCCCAGGCTGCAGATAAAGCAGACATTGGGCGTGGGGCTGACGGCCAAGTTCTGA